A part of Synchiropus splendidus isolate RoL2022-P1 chromosome 19, RoL_Sspl_1.0, whole genome shotgun sequence genomic DNA contains:
- the LOC128751396 gene encoding beta-galactoside-binding lectin-like, whose product MPVTEIKNVHFKPGQMLTVKAVPHADATRISLNIGYSEQDIALHVNPRFDNNTVLCNACQKGCWGEEVYGKGFPFARGVAFTITVTFLPEEFLVALPDDSFIYFPNRLRATDYPNFFSKGELSIESFEIK is encoded by the exons atgcct GTGACAGAGATCAAAAACGTGCACTTCAAGCCCGGACAGATGTTGACTGTGAAGGCAGTACCCCATGCTGATGCCACCAG GATTTCACTGAACATCGGCTACAGTGAGCAAGACATCGCTCTCCACGTTAACCCCCGCTTTGACAACAACACTGTGCTGTGCAACGCATGCCAGAAGGGCTGCTGGGGGGAGGAGGTCTATGGAAAAGGGTTTCCTTTCGCGCGGGGAGTGGCGTTTACT ATTACTGTCACTTTCCTCCCCGAAGAGTTTTTGGTGGCTCTACCAGATGACAGCTTTATCTATTTCCCCAATCGTCTGAGAGCAACGGATTACCCTAACTTCTTTTCCAAGGGAGAGCTTTCCATTGAGAGCTTTGAAATTAAATAA
- the LOC128751445 gene encoding beta-galactoside-binding lectin-like: MLPLTIKNIPFKIGQTLTVKGVADAHSTNFEVNICPDESDVALHINPRFKRHTDVNTVVCDYLQGGQWLNRVTTEEFPFQQGAEFTITVAFSPGEFLVTFADATTFHYPNHLGAFKQASQAWRLNSLYTHLCVHTAHLSFSIQLKTINAM; this comes from the exons ATGCTT CCTTTGACTATCAAGAACATACCTTTCAAGATTGGACAGACGTTGACGGTGAAGGGAGTAGCCGATGCACACTCAACCAA CTTTGAGGTGAACATCTGCCCAGATGAGAGCGACGTCGCCCTGCACATCAACCCCCGCTTCAAACGCCACACTGATGTGAACACAGTGGTTTGCGACTATCTGCAGGGCGGCCAGTGGTTGAATAGAGTCACAACAGAAGAGTTTCCTTTTCAGCAGGGGGCGGAGTTCACC ATCACTGTCGCATTCAGCCCCGGAGAGTTCCTGGTCACCTTCGCAGATGCCACCACCTTCCATTACCCCAATCACCTTGGTGCATTCAAGCAAGCTTCACAAGCGTGGAGATTAAATAGTCTCTACACTCACCTCTGTGTCCACACAGCCCACCTGAGCTTTTCGATTCAACTCAAAACGATAAATGCAATGTGA
- the LOC128751461 gene encoding beta-galactoside-binding lectin-like produces MPVTEIKNVHFKPGQTLTVKAVPHADATRISLNICYSEQDIALHVNPRFDNNTVLCNACQKGCWGEEVYGKGFPFARGVAFTITVTFLPEEFLVALPDDSLIYFPNRLRATDYPNFFSKGELSIESFEIK; encoded by the exons atgcct GTGACAGAGATCAAAAACGTGCACTTCAAGCCCGGACAGACGTTGACTGTGAAGGCAGTACCCCATGCTGATGCCACCAG GATTTCACTGAACATCTGCTACAGTGAGCAAGACATCGCTCTCCACGTTAACCCCCGCTTTGACAACAACACTGTGCTGTGCAACGCATGCCAGAAGGGCTGCTGGGGGGAGGAGGTCTATGGAAAAGGGTTTCCTTTCGCGCGGGGAGTGGCGTTTACT ATTACTGTCACTTTCCTCCCCGAAGAGTTTTTGGTGGCTCTACCAGATGACAGCTTGATCTATTTCCCCAATCGTCTGAGAGCAACGGATTACCCTAACTTCTTTTCCAAGGGAGAGCTTTCCATTGAGAGCTTTGAAATTAAATAA